The following are encoded together in the Plasmodium brasilianum strain Bolivian I chromosome 10, whole genome shotgun sequence genome:
- a CDS encoding WD repeat-containing protein, translating into MNDAIDEDFLYEDIRNKRDIIDISSGEECISNSSDKLYEEEEEELINYKKKRISYYKRFYANKSIYCVNSYKKWVYFGSVNNKCYLYNNFDQDLKSFVHNSNSLQVAQIKNSRNINKDDTMTLGHCGNGKHINKNSMIGSSVSCTSGISYNTNSISGNSVDVCLQNLKHQKYSDTVTNIKFSKNYKYVALCVYNGDIYIYENNSMNSSEILNYNLKNIKQNINSSNSLLAIFNWNIDNKFIKEELINEDMKIVNILSLNDSNNKKDIEYFMFCPYNENILISIYLDAPNIYIWDVLESTPLNITYTVDIPTFLNICNYDSYFYLLVGFHNGDTFVYDYDIYNIKKRSAGKKHGKREKANYTGVPSVNGSEYTQKAGLSWLHRTSSNNDNGIDIDDDIDNENNSDNVNGGTNNNSIGSIGGIGSIGGIGNTGSIGNTGSIGNTGSIGNTGSIGNTGSIGNTGSIGRGVLISSHKSNGVKYEGNDGSLSYSNKSLLNNYNSNYKYNELINDELDNNNDILCIDNNLTNEIFIASHKNVIQMYNINNNNLISTYNNLHNDIVDYCLFNNRKSNIFASSSLDNNVIIFDFQNKKYINKFSVNYDFNKNDTNDRMDKGINFLKWLNANLLLFSSLNGNIYIYDIRLRKCIHQFYSHTDTIFNIHVSLHLYEHKNILSIITASDDKSSNMHFLDLSYFT; encoded by the coding sequence ATGAACGATGCGATAGACGaagattttttatatgaggACATAAGAAACAAGAGGGATATCATTGACATAAGTTCAGGTGAAGAGTGCATTAGTAACAGTTCAGATAAGCTATATGAAGAGGAGGAAGAGGAactaattaattataaaaagaaacgaATATCGTATTATAAAAGATTTTATGctaataaaagtatatattgtgtaaactcatataaaaaatgggtATATTTTGGTagtgttaataataaatgttatttgtataataattttgatcAAGATTTGAAAtcatttgttcataattCAAATAGTTTACAGGTAGCGCAGATAAAAAATAGCAGGAACATTAATAAGGATGATACTATGACCTTGGGTCATTGTGGAAATGGAAAGCATATCAACAAGAATAGCATGATAGGTAGTAGTGTAAGCTGTACTAGTGGTATTAGTTATAATACTAACAGTATCAGTGGAAATAGCGTGGACGTGTGTTTGCAAAACTTGAAGCATCAAAAGTACAGTGATACTGTGacaaacataaaattttcgaaaaattataaatacgtCGCCTTGTGTGTATACAAtggtgatatatatatatatgaaaataatagtatgaacagttcagaaatattaaattacaatttaaaaaatataaagcaaaatattaatagtagtaatTCTTTATTAGCTATATTTAATTGgaatatagataataaatttataaaagaagaaCTAATAAATGAAGATATGAAAATTGTCAATATTTTAAGTCTTAATgattcaaataataaaaaggatattgaatattttatgttttgtccgtataatgaaaatattcttataagCATTTATTTAGATGCaccaaatatttatatatgggATGTACTTGAAAGTACACCATTAAACATTACCTACACTGTTGATATACCAacttttttgaatatatgtaaCTATGAcagttatttttatcttctaGTGGGTTTTCATAATGGAGATACCTTTGTGTATGACTATGatatttacaatataaaaaaaagaagtgcAGGTAAGAAGCAcggaaaaagggaaaaagcGAATTATACAGGAGTACCCTCTGTTAATGGTAGTGAGTACACGCAGAAGGCAGGGTTAAGCTGGCTTCACCGCACCAGCAGTAATAACGATAATGGGATTGACATTGACGATGATAttgataatgaaaataacagTGATAATGTTAACGGGGGCACTAATAACAATAGTATTGGTAGTATTGGCGGTATTGGTAGTATTGGCGGTATTGGTAATACTGGCAGCATTGGTAATACGGGCAGCATTGGTAATACTGGCAGCATTGGTAATACTGGCAGCATTGGTAATACTGGCAGCATTGGTAATACGGGCAGCATTGGTAGGGGAGTGCTAATAAGCAGCCATAAGAGTAATGGCGTGAAATATGAAGGGAATGATGGTTCATTGAGCTACAGCAATAAATCATTGCTAAACAACTACAatagtaattataaatataacgaATTAATAAATGACGAATTGGACAACAACAACGATATCTTGTGTATTGACAATAATTTAAcgaatgaaatatttatagcTTCCCATAAAAATGTGAtacaaatgtataatattaataataataatcttaTTAGTACATATAATAACCTCCATAATGATATAGTAGATTActgtttatttaataatagaaaatcaaatatatttgcGTCTTCTTCTTTAGATAATAATGTCATTATATTTGATTTtcaaaataagaaatatattaacaagtTTAGTGTTAATTatgattttaataaaaatgatacgAATGATCGAATGGATAAAGGAATAAATTTTCTCAAATGGCTTAATGcaaatttacttttattttccagTTTAAAtggaaacatatatatatatgacatTAGACTTAGAAAATGTATTCATCAGTTTTATTCTCATACAGAtaccatttttaatattcacGTATCACTGCATTTGTATgaacacaaaaatatattatcaattATAACTGCCAGCGATGACAAATCCTCCAACATGCATTTTTTGGACCTTTCGTATTTCACCTAG
- a CDS encoding LEM3/CDC50 family protein, translating into MESCSSDEEKEFSLISVNYDACEKIFNSFIKKRNYVGMSIHGRIMDEESGNEKDEEGSVKNKKLVSFEQAIISRSPNKKEEKDDDDDNDDKNKNKNIKKFKNDDHIKISMIEKRKSDVLLRKKISNIYNDSKYNNFMDAFKQQELQKIKGFHYFYKWNVAASILFILVIIFILIGLFIYYESSQVIEVNIAYESGDTNKIFQITEEMKQPVYIYYKISNFYVNFKNFLSDESHSLVNDCKCKYIKTFEDIYKFRCVDSIQTLPELNDNLGINEKQKNISRNNQICDINSVNDYEKKKIIYPCGLVSASIFNDKINLSANTEQFNIDKFPVVNYYDFFSYVKKHKKFSSKYKIWLNTFSPDYKNWFSPPMTSSFIKPYGVINENLKPGDNYKITFTQNTWPDKYWKASKSFQLVSLRAVGNGTYELAYAFFLLALIYFIVIIIMLILVKCGYRKLGKTLSYCKISINKNIEKTFSRMKSNMQNVRRMKSGHMPMGKQGSKNSSFDSAAIAANIVQKMCLCPLH; encoded by the coding sequence ATGGAAAGTTGTTCGTCGGATGAAGAAAAAGAGTTTTCGTTAATATCAGTTAATTATGATGCATGTGAAAAGATATTTAACtcctttataaaaaagagaaattatGTTGGTATGTCTATACATGGAAGAATAATGGATGAAGAATCAGGGAATGAAAAAGATGAAGAAGGAtcagttaaaaataaaaaacttgTTTCATTTGAACAAGCCATAATTTCTCGTTCTCCTAataagaaagaagaaaaggatgatgatgatgataatgatgataaaaacaaaaacaaaaatataaaaaaatttaagaatgATGATCATATCAAAATTTCAATgattgaaaaaagaaaaagtgaTGTCTtgttaaggaaaaaaatatctaatatttataatgattctaaatataacaatttcATGGATGCATTTAAACAACAAGaacttcaaaaaattaaaggatttcattatttttacaaatggAATGTCGCTGCaagcattttatttattttagtaataatttttatattaattggacttttcatatattatgaatCGAGTCAGGTAATTGAGGTAAATATAGCTTATGAGTCAGGtgatacaaataaaatttttcaaataacaGAAGAAATGAAACAAccagtatatatatattataaaatatcaaatttttatgtaaattttaaaaattttttatcagaTGAATCACATTCATTGGTTAATGATTGTaagtgtaaatatataaaaacttttgaagatatttataaatttaggTGTGTTGACAGTATTCAAACTTTGCCTGAATTAAATGACAATTTaggaataaatgaaaagcagaaaaatatttcaagaaATAATCAAATATGTGATATTAATTCCGTGAatgattatgaaaaaaagaaaattatatatcctTGTGGTTTAGTATCTGCATCAATTTTTAATGACAAAATTAATCTATCTGCAAATACGGAACAATTTAATATAGATAAATTTCCTGTTgttaattattatgattttttttcctatgttaaaaaacataaaaagttttcttcaaaatataaaatatggtTGAATACATTTTCCCCtgattataaaaattggTTTAGCCCTCCTATGACATCTTCATTTATTAAGCCATATGGAGTGATTAATGAAAACTTAAAACCTGGcgataattataaaataacatttacACAAAATACATGGCCAGATAAATACTGGAAAGCAAGTAAATCTTTTCAGTTAGTTTCATTAAGGGCTGTTGGCAATGGTACATATGAATTAgcatatgctttttttttattagctttaatttattttattgtcataattattatgttaattttaGTTAAGTGCGGATACCGTAAATTAGGTAAAACACTTTCCTACTGTAAAATCTctatcaataaaaatatagaaaaaacatTTAGTCGTATGAAATCTAATATGCAAAATGTAAGGAGAATGAAATCAGGCCATATGCCTATGGGGAAGCAAGGCAGCAAAAATAGCTCTTTCGATAGTGCTGCAATTGCTGCAAACATTGTACAGAAGATGTGTCTGTGCCCCCTGCACTAG
- a CDS encoding hypothetical protein (conserved Plasmodium protein) — MNVNKKNSKHLSELTNEVDKELEQLTIQSSVYESCFLLLSAVQIYFLDKKTNKKINSESLEEIQVTKEKKQKKEKPATYTKLKNHFLNDYVIYQKGQKKAFLSGEATYLTPLYKKN; from the coding sequence AtgaatgtaaataaaaaaaatagtaagcACCTTTCGGAACTAACGAATGAGGTCGATAAAGAATTAGAACAATTGACAATTCAGAGCAGCGTGTACGAGTCGTGCTTTTTGCTTCTTTCAGCTGTgcagatatattttttagataaaaaaacaaataaaaagataaacagCGAAAGTTTAGAAGAGATACAAGTtacaaaagaaaagaaacaaaagaaagaaaaaccTGCTACATACACCAAACTGAagaatcattttttaaatgattatgttatatatcaaaaggggcaaaaaaaagcatttctCAGTGGGGAAGCAACTTATCTTACCCCCCTTTATAAGAAAAACTGA
- a CDS encoding adenosine deaminase, translating to MKFEQNFNKISRKILNILREHNENFTKIFKAKMNALNEPINFLKKDEIKNIDLSSMSKKERYRIWKRIPKCELHCHLDLCFSSDFFLNCVRKYNLQPNLSDEEVIDYYLFSKGGKSLEEFVEKAIRVADIFQDYEVIADLAKHAVFNKYKEGVVLMEFRYAPTFIAFKHKLDIELVHEAIVKGIKEVVELLDHNIHVALICIGDTGHEATNIKLCADFCLKHKDDFVGFDHGGYEIDLKQYSEIFNYVRESGIPLTVHAGEDINLPNLNTLYSAIEILKVERIGHGIRVVESKELIKLVKEKNILLEVCPISNVLLKNAKSMDTHPIRKLYDAGVKVSVNSDDPGMFLTNINDDYEELYTHLNFTLEEFMQMNEWALEKSFVDDSVKSNVKELYF from the exons ATGAAATTTGAACAAAATTTCAACAAGATATCAcgaaaaattttgaatattttaaggGAACATAACGAAAATTTTACCAAAATTTT TAAAGCAAAAATGAATGCACTGAATGAGCCGATAAATTTCTTAAAGAAGGATGAAATAAAGAACATAGACTTGAGTAGCATGAGTAAAAAGGAGAGATACAGAATATGGAAGAGAATACCAAAATGTGAGTTACATTGTCATTTAGATTTATGTTTTTCATCGGATTTTTTCCTCAACTGTGTACGTAAGTATAATTTACAGCCAAATTTATCAGATGAAGAAGTGAttgattattatttattttcaaaaggAGGGAAATCATTAGAGGAGTTTGTTGAAAAGGCTATACGAGTTGCGGATATATTTCAAGACTATGAAGTTATAGCAGATTTAGCAAAACATGctgtatttaataaatataaagaaggTGTAGTATTAATGGAATTTCGTTATGCTCCTACGTTTATTGCATTTAAGCATAAATTAGATATAGAATTAGTACATGAAGCTATAGTTAAAGGAATAAAAGAAGTAGTTGAACTGTTGGATCATAATATTCATGTAGCTTTAATATGTATAGGGGATACAGGACATGAAGCAACcaatattaaattatgtgCCGATTTTTGCTTAAAGCATAAAGATGATTTTGTAGGATTTGATCATGGTGGATATGAAATAGATTTAAAGCAATATAgtgaaatttttaattatgttagAGAAAGTGGAATACCGTTAACTGTTCATGCTGGGGAAGATATTAATTTACCAAATTTAAATACACTCTATTCAGCtattgaaattttaaaagttgAGAGAATAGGACATGGTATTAGAGTTGTTGAATCGAAAGAGCTTATTAAGTTggtaaaggaaaaaaatatattattagaagTCTGTCCCATTtcaaatgtattattaaaaaatgcaaaatccATGGACACACACCCTATTAGAAAACTTTACGATGCTGGGGTAAAAGTATCGGTAAACTCCGATGACCCAGGAATGTTTTTAACTAATATTAATGATGATTACGAAGAATTATATACACACcttaattttactttagAAGAATTTATGCAAATGAACGAATGGGCTTTGGAAAAATCTTTCGTGGATGACAGCGTTAAAAGTAACGTGAAGGAGTTATACTTTTAG